A single region of the Solwaraspora sp. WMMD791 genome encodes:
- a CDS encoding ABC transporter permease, whose protein sequence is MTVAGARPVGRWRAGYARRSIARSWLAAVSWLVLIGFILIALVGPLLVGADPERQTNVTLAGIGAAGHPLGTDDLGRDFLARLVYGARPLLLVAFLATGLAAAIGVTVGMLAGYLGGWGEQLLMRLTDIGLAFPSMLLIILVVAASGPGVTSLVTGVGIALSPGLARLARALTAREAARDYVLAARLGGTRSPRIIVQEILPNIAGPMLAQVVMTLSVAAGFAAGLSYLGLGIQPPTPDWGYMVQAGQEFIYSAPRLVVLPAALTLIFVVAGNFVGDDLRDALDPRSRR, encoded by the coding sequence GTGACGGTCGCAGGGGCGCGGCCGGTCGGGCGATGGAGAGCCGGCTACGCCCGGCGCTCCATCGCCCGGTCCTGGCTGGCCGCCGTCTCCTGGCTGGTCCTGATCGGGTTCATCCTGATCGCCCTGGTCGGCCCGCTGCTCGTCGGCGCCGACCCGGAACGCCAGACCAACGTGACGCTGGCCGGGATCGGCGCGGCCGGGCATCCGCTCGGCACCGACGACCTCGGCCGCGACTTCCTCGCCCGGCTGGTGTACGGCGCCCGACCCCTGCTCCTGGTCGCGTTCCTCGCCACCGGCCTCGCCGCGGCGATCGGCGTCACCGTCGGGATGCTCGCCGGCTACCTCGGCGGTTGGGGCGAGCAACTGTTGATGCGGCTGACCGACATCGGGCTCGCCTTCCCCTCGATGCTGCTGATCATCCTGGTTGTCGCGGCCAGCGGCCCCGGCGTGACCAGCCTGGTGACCGGCGTCGGGATCGCCCTGTCGCCCGGCCTGGCCCGGCTGGCCCGGGCGCTGACCGCCCGCGAGGCAGCCCGGGACTACGTGCTCGCCGCCCGCCTCGGCGGCACCCGGTCGCCCCGGATCATCGTGCAGGAGATCCTGCCGAACATCGCCGGCCCGATGCTCGCCCAGGTGGTGATGACCCTCTCGGTCGCCGCCGGGTTCGCCGCCGGCCTGTCCTACCTGGGGTTGGGCATCCAGCCGCCCACCCCGGACTGGGGCTACATGGTGCAGGCCGGGCAGGAGTTCATCTACTCGGCGCCCCGGCTGGTGGTGCTGCCCGCCGCGCTGACGCTGATCTTCGTGGTCGCCGGCAACTTCGTCGGCGACGACCTGCGTGACGCGCTGGACCCGAGGAGCCGCCGATGA
- a CDS encoding ABC transporter substrate-binding protein has protein sequence MSDDSRNLPQNLISRRAMLRGAGLLGLGFGASSLLAACGVASDGNDDGDDSGTTGGTLTLGIDATSAVFDPAFYTSLGDWMAVDCICRGLTFISFETNEPQADLAESWEISDDGLTYTFKLREGVTFHDGTTFTSADVLASLGRQFNEDDPTLPEGSSRPLRSLGANVASLDAPDDYTVVMVLASPDATVLNRLSDIGGRIISSAALDEYGADIGKNLVGTGPFKFSSATAGQQVVLTAFDDYRSGRPKIDRLVMQQVQDPSTIVSSLLSGDLSATQFTPYSAVEQLKADDAVTFHETPYSFDAMMMIDARRIPELEVRQAINLAIDREAIIAQAFFGIAALPDGFAIPPSQQGYDPSLADLSRFDPDEARRLIEAAGATGRQVALMAASDSWHPRAAQIVAQNLTDIGLTVVTDSVDPATYFSRLLDPDDPFHELMIWERNSYIPDPDNMIGAMALPSGVYGDFTSGLNTLPGAEAFATDLAAAKNLPNGAERTAAYSDIQRRFAEQYMVLSMLCYSANPVVTGANVEGANVDALGNHRCFMENASV, from the coding sequence ATGTCGGACGATTCCCGCAATCTCCCGCAGAACCTGATATCTCGTCGCGCGATGCTGCGCGGCGCCGGCCTGCTCGGCCTCGGTTTCGGCGCCAGCAGCCTGCTCGCCGCCTGTGGCGTCGCGTCCGACGGCAACGACGACGGCGACGACAGCGGCACCACCGGCGGCACCCTGACCCTCGGGATCGACGCCACCAGCGCCGTCTTCGATCCCGCGTTCTACACCTCGCTCGGTGACTGGATGGCCGTCGACTGCATCTGCCGTGGGCTGACCTTCATCTCGTTCGAGACCAACGAGCCGCAGGCCGATCTCGCCGAGAGCTGGGAGATCTCCGACGACGGGCTTACCTACACGTTCAAGCTGCGCGAGGGCGTCACCTTCCACGACGGCACCACCTTCACCTCCGCCGACGTGCTGGCCAGCCTCGGCCGGCAGTTCAACGAGGACGACCCGACCCTGCCCGAGGGGTCGTCGCGGCCGCTGCGCAGCCTCGGAGCCAACGTCGCGTCGCTCGACGCCCCGGACGACTACACCGTCGTCATGGTGCTCGCCAGCCCCGACGCCACGGTGCTCAACCGGCTGTCCGACATCGGCGGCCGGATCATCTCCTCCGCCGCCCTCGACGAGTACGGCGCCGACATCGGCAAGAACCTGGTCGGCACCGGGCCGTTCAAGTTCTCCTCCGCCACTGCCGGTCAGCAGGTGGTGCTGACCGCGTTCGACGACTACCGCAGCGGCCGCCCCAAGATCGACCGGCTGGTCATGCAGCAGGTGCAGGACCCGTCGACGATCGTCAGCTCGCTGCTCAGCGGTGACCTGTCGGCCACCCAGTTCACTCCGTACTCGGCCGTCGAGCAGCTCAAGGCCGACGACGCGGTGACCTTCCACGAGACGCCGTACAGCTTCGACGCGATGATGATGATCGACGCACGGCGGATCCCGGAGCTGGAGGTGCGCCAGGCGATCAACCTGGCGATCGACCGGGAAGCGATCATCGCCCAGGCGTTCTTCGGCATCGCCGCGCTGCCCGACGGTTTCGCCATCCCACCGTCGCAGCAGGGCTACGACCCCAGCCTGGCCGACCTGAGCCGGTTCGACCCCGACGAGGCCCGCCGGCTCATCGAAGCCGCCGGTGCCACCGGCCGGCAGGTCGCCTTGATGGCCGCCAGCGACTCGTGGCACCCGCGTGCCGCCCAGATCGTCGCCCAGAACCTCACCGACATCGGGCTGACCGTGGTCACCGACTCGGTCGACCCGGCCACCTACTTCAGCCGGCTGCTCGACCCGGACGACCCGTTCCACGAGCTGATGATCTGGGAACGCAACTCCTACATCCCGGATCCGGACAACATGATCGGCGCGATGGCCCTGCCGTCCGGTGTCTACGGCGACTTCACCTCCGGACTGAACACGCTGCCCGGCGCGGAAGCGTTCGCCACCGACCTGGCCGCGGCGAAGAACCTGCCCAACGGCGCCGAACGCACCGCCGCGTACAGCGACATCCAGCGGCGCTTCGCCGAGCAGTACATGGTGCTGTCGATGCTCTGCTACTCGGCCAACCCGGTGGTCACCGGTGCCAACGTCGAAGGCGCCAACGTCGACGCGTTGGGCAACCACCGCTGTTTCATGGAGAACGCCAGTGTGTGA
- a CDS encoding primary-amine oxidase, producing MSACHPTPDARTHRSHPLDPPSPAEIARAVAAARADGRLGERTRFWGATLDEAHARAVVAGAAAAGEVRIGLVAMDHAAGTAWEIDVALTAGADGTADRCLDWRPLDPRRPGITSEEARAAAQACRQSPLFREVLAKRGIHDVSLVMVDAESMGGFEPKRYADRRLTWGTVWHRVDEGDNGYVRPVQGVVPIIDMATMEVLEVEDHGVVPISDEAGPLEAAAWPTRPGLKPLDVVQPDGPSFTVDGWQVSWQGWRLRVGFTHREGLVLHDLEFQGRPVVKRAACNEMYVPYLDPNSTQYRKNFFDWGEYGAGPLTNSLALGCDCLGVIYYFDTAYLGGDGDPVTIPNAICMHEEDHSILWKHNDLRRGVSQVRRSRRLVISNFQTVANYDYGFYWSLYQDGRIELEVKLTGMLSASGIHDGDEVRYGRVVAPNVQTPTHQHYFGLRLDMAVDGPHNRLVEEHAEGETDPALDPYGNAVRNVRTPLLRESQAARRTDPATARRWRVESTTRTNRYGEPTAYRLLLPNTTRSFARPDSVMARRAPFIHQHLWATPYDPSEQFLGGQYPNHAEPGSDGVQVWQRQDRSIDGTELVLWPVLGTHHFPRPEQWPVMPVDAIHMILEPDGFFDRNPAMDVPDPAAARGTADACCATDSDVVPAD from the coding sequence GTGAGTGCCTGCCACCCCACCCCGGACGCACGGACCCACCGCAGCCACCCGCTCGACCCGCCGAGCCCGGCGGAGATCGCCCGTGCCGTGGCCGCCGCCCGGGCCGACGGTCGGCTCGGCGAGCGGACCCGCTTCTGGGGCGCCACGCTGGACGAAGCCCACGCTCGTGCCGTCGTCGCCGGTGCCGCCGCTGCCGGCGAGGTCCGCATCGGCCTGGTGGCCATGGACCACGCCGCCGGCACCGCCTGGGAGATCGACGTCGCGCTGACCGCAGGCGCGGACGGCACCGCCGACCGCTGCCTCGACTGGCGTCCGCTCGATCCACGCCGGCCGGGCATCACCTCCGAGGAGGCCCGGGCCGCCGCCCAGGCCTGCCGGCAGAGCCCGCTGTTCCGCGAGGTGCTCGCCAAGCGGGGCATCCACGACGTCTCCCTGGTGATGGTCGACGCCGAGTCGATGGGCGGCTTCGAGCCGAAGCGCTACGCCGACCGCCGGCTGACCTGGGGCACCGTCTGGCACCGGGTCGACGAGGGGGACAACGGCTACGTCCGCCCGGTGCAGGGCGTGGTGCCGATCATCGACATGGCCACCATGGAGGTGCTGGAGGTCGAGGACCACGGGGTGGTCCCGATCTCCGACGAGGCCGGCCCGCTGGAGGCGGCGGCCTGGCCGACCCGACCCGGCCTCAAGCCGCTGGACGTGGTGCAGCCCGACGGGCCCAGCTTCACCGTCGACGGCTGGCAGGTCTCCTGGCAGGGCTGGCGGCTGCGGGTCGGGTTCACCCACCGGGAGGGCCTGGTCCTGCACGACCTGGAGTTCCAGGGGCGACCGGTGGTCAAGCGGGCCGCCTGCAACGAAATGTACGTGCCGTACCTGGACCCCAACTCCACCCAGTACCGCAAGAACTTCTTCGACTGGGGCGAGTACGGTGCCGGACCGCTGACCAACTCGCTGGCCCTGGGCTGCGACTGCCTCGGCGTCATCTACTACTTCGACACCGCCTACCTCGGCGGCGACGGCGACCCGGTGACCATCCCGAACGCGATCTGCATGCACGAGGAGGACCACAGCATCCTCTGGAAGCACAACGACCTGCGCCGTGGGGTCAGCCAGGTGCGTCGCTCCCGGCGACTGGTGATCTCCAACTTCCAGACGGTGGCCAACTACGACTACGGCTTCTACTGGTCGCTGTACCAGGACGGCCGTATCGAGCTGGAGGTCAAGCTCACCGGGATGCTCTCCGCCTCCGGCATTCACGACGGCGACGAGGTGCGCTACGGCCGGGTCGTCGCGCCGAACGTGCAGACCCCCACCCACCAGCACTACTTCGGGCTGCGCCTGGACATGGCGGTGGACGGCCCGCACAACCGCCTCGTCGAGGAGCACGCCGAGGGCGAGACCGATCCGGCGCTCGACCCGTACGGCAACGCGGTGCGCAACGTGCGGACCCCGCTGCTGCGCGAGTCGCAGGCCGCGCGGCGCACCGACCCGGCGACCGCCCGGCGCTGGCGGGTGGAGAGCACCACCCGGACCAACCGGTACGGCGAACCGACCGCCTACCGGCTGCTGCTGCCGAACACCACCCGGTCGTTCGCCCGGCCCGATTCGGTGATGGCCCGCCGAGCGCCCTTCATCCACCAGCATCTGTGGGCCACGCCGTACGACCCGAGCGAGCAGTTCCTCGGCGGCCAGTACCCGAACCACGCCGAGCCCGGCTCCGACGGGGTCCAGGTCTGGCAGCGTCAGGACCGGTCGATCGACGGCACCGAGCTGGTGCTGTGGCCGGTGCTCGGCACGCATCACTTCCCCCGCCCGGAGCAGTGGCCGGTGATGCCGGTGGACGCCATCCACATGATCCTGGAGCCGGACGGCTTCTTCGACCGCAATCCGGCGATGGACGTGCCGGATCCGGCGGCGGCGCGGGGCACCGCGGACGCCTGCTGTGCGACCGACTCTGACGTGGTGCCGGCCGACTGA
- a CDS encoding GntR family transcriptional regulator: protein MPVSSTETTSSALVDATAAAIRAKIMSGEIPIGAQLRQAELAKLLGVSRTPVREALRQLQTGGLIEVVPHRGAVVRVPAPWEVREAYEVRAELEALACERAVSRITDDVLDELRAANSLLRRTEQAARGNIPQRRVEDDPGVARARVALATSTNAANDRFHTLIHQVAGNDWLARVIKEINEAFPRNVSALVLQDNPRHRDDNFHEHERIIAALTEEDGDRARREMQAHVISAGEQLARWYERRSATVFRG, encoded by the coding sequence ATGCCAGTCAGCTCGACGGAAACGACCAGCAGTGCCCTCGTCGACGCCACCGCCGCCGCCATCCGCGCAAAGATCATGTCTGGCGAGATCCCGATCGGTGCCCAGCTGCGTCAGGCGGAGCTGGCCAAGCTGCTCGGCGTCAGCCGCACCCCGGTCCGCGAGGCGCTGCGACAGCTGCAGACCGGTGGGCTGATCGAGGTGGTGCCGCACCGGGGTGCGGTGGTGCGGGTGCCGGCGCCCTGGGAGGTCCGCGAGGCCTACGAGGTCCGCGCCGAGCTCGAGGCGCTGGCCTGCGAGCGGGCGGTCAGCCGGATCACCGACGACGTCCTCGACGAGCTGCGGGCGGCCAACTCGCTGCTGCGTCGCACCGAGCAGGCGGCCCGGGGCAACATCCCGCAACGGCGCGTCGAGGACGACCCGGGGGTCGCCCGCGCCCGGGTGGCCCTGGCGACGTCGACCAACGCCGCGAACGACCGGTTCCACACCCTGATCCACCAGGTGGCCGGCAACGACTGGCTGGCCCGGGTGATCAAGGAGATCAACGAGGCGTTCCCGCGTAACGTCTCCGCGCTGGTGCTGCAGGACAACCCCCGGCACCGCGACGACAACTTCCACGAGCACGAGCGGATCATCGCGGCGCTGACCGAAGAGGACGGTGACCGCGCCCGACGCGAGATGCAGGCCCATGTGATCAGCGCCGGTGAGCAGTTGGCTCGCTGGTACGAGCGGCGGTCGGCGACGGTGTTCCGGGGGTGA
- a CDS encoding aminotransferase class V-fold PLP-dependent enzyme produces the protein MTDTASQIGVRSALDVAALRAATPGAALAHHLNSAGAALPSLTVLDTVIAHLRLESRLGGYEAAEAAAERTAQVYQLVGDLIGASAADIALVESATVAWHRAIDALRLQAGDRILASASSYVSSALHLLELRRTRGIVVEVLPTDDSGGVDLHQLEQALRRPAALVTVAHVPTSSALIEPVAQVGALSAAAGVPLLVDATQSVGQLPVDVRAMRADIVVATGRKFLRGPRGTGLLYLDPALHERARPLTPDVRGARWTSDEEYDLLPGARRYETWEASHALRLGLGAALTEALALGVDAISTYVSGLAARLRAGLAGLAGVRVVDPPAAGGGIVTFVRDGEEPARTVRTLRAAGLHLVAVPASHGQWDLGRRGLPAVVRASVHVYNDDRDVDALLAQLARPVPPATGQATPPEPAPPPVVAAPTGAGALATGAAPALVTGTDRRADVVVVGAGIHGRSAAWSLAARGARVVQLDRHPADHTDGSSHGQTRMIRRAYPSPVWDDLVQRAYTGWHELEQAAGRRLITTVGGLYARPARSSGTLRGPGCTLVDANQAAGILPGLVLGTDMVAVHDPAAGVIDAAASMTALAALGAAAGVDRRDGCAVTGWSPDGAGVRVCTDDGDLLADRLVICAGPWTTDLVPDLADQLSVVRIVNIHIGSSTPALLAPPALGPFSVEVPGVGLLYGIPAFGPDTVKVGFDHGPVDDLDRPPGPVTAAERDALLTVARRFLPAADGPVTAEVACRYTMAPGNRFAVGALPAHPQVLLAAACSGHGFKFGPAIGTALADLVTGVPRPDLDFLAPAAMGVAGIVPGDPHRPGPVTPGTPSPTAARTSEPTAHRR, from the coding sequence TTGACAGACACCGCATCCCAGATCGGCGTTCGTTCCGCCCTGGACGTCGCCGCCCTGCGCGCCGCCACCCCCGGCGCGGCCCTGGCCCACCACCTCAACTCCGCCGGTGCCGCCCTGCCCAGCCTCACCGTGCTCGACACGGTCATCGCCCACCTGCGGCTGGAGTCCCGCCTCGGCGGCTACGAGGCCGCCGAGGCCGCCGCCGAGCGGACCGCCCAGGTGTACCAGCTCGTCGGTGACCTCATCGGTGCCTCCGCCGCCGACATCGCCCTGGTGGAGAGCGCCACCGTCGCCTGGCACCGGGCGATCGACGCGCTACGGCTGCAGGCCGGGGACCGGATCCTCGCCTCGGCGTCCAGCTACGTCAGCTCGGCGCTGCATCTGCTCGAACTGCGCCGTACCCGGGGCATCGTCGTCGAGGTCCTGCCCACCGACGACTCCGGCGGTGTCGACCTGCACCAGCTGGAGCAGGCGCTGCGCCGACCGGCGGCGCTGGTCACGGTGGCCCACGTACCGACCTCGTCGGCGTTGATCGAGCCCGTCGCACAGGTCGGCGCCCTGTCCGCCGCCGCGGGGGTGCCGCTGCTGGTCGACGCGACCCAGTCGGTGGGTCAGCTGCCGGTCGACGTACGGGCGATGCGGGCCGACATCGTGGTCGCCACCGGCCGCAAGTTCCTGCGGGGTCCGCGCGGCACCGGGCTGCTCTACCTCGACCCGGCGTTGCACGAGCGGGCCCGCCCACTGACCCCGGACGTGCGGGGTGCCCGGTGGACCAGCGACGAGGAGTACGACCTGCTGCCCGGCGCGCGACGCTACGAGACCTGGGAAGCGTCGCACGCGTTGCGACTCGGTCTGGGTGCCGCCCTCACCGAGGCGCTCGCCCTCGGCGTCGACGCGATCTCCACGTACGTCAGCGGTTTGGCTGCCCGGTTGCGCGCCGGCCTGGCCGGACTCGCCGGGGTACGGGTGGTCGACCCGCCGGCGGCCGGCGGCGGCATCGTCACGTTCGTCCGCGACGGCGAGGAACCGGCGCGGACGGTCCGTACCCTGCGGGCCGCCGGCCTGCACCTGGTCGCCGTGCCGGCCAGCCACGGGCAGTGGGACCTGGGTCGACGCGGCCTGCCGGCCGTGGTCCGCGCCTCGGTGCACGTCTACAACGACGACCGCGACGTCGACGCGCTGCTCGCCCAGCTGGCCCGACCGGTCCCGCCCGCCACCGGGCAGGCGACGCCGCCCGAACCGGCGCCGCCGCCGGTCGTCGCTGCGCCCACCGGCGCCGGCGCCCTCGCTACCGGTGCCGCCCCCGCCCTGGTCACCGGTACCGACCGGCGCGCCGACGTGGTGGTGGTCGGCGCCGGCATCCACGGCCGCAGCGCGGCCTGGTCGCTGGCCGCCCGGGGGGCCCGGGTGGTGCAGCTCGACCGGCACCCGGCCGACCACACCGACGGCTCCTCGCACGGGCAGACCCGGATGATCCGGCGCGCCTACCCGTCGCCGGTCTGGGACGACCTGGTGCAGCGGGCGTACACCGGCTGGCACGAGCTGGAACAGGCCGCCGGTCGCCGGCTGATCACCACCGTCGGTGGGCTCTACGCCCGGCCGGCCCGGTCCAGCGGCACCCTGCGGGGCCCGGGGTGCACGCTGGTCGACGCCAACCAGGCCGCCGGAATCCTGCCCGGCCTGGTCCTCGGTACCGACATGGTCGCCGTCCACGACCCGGCGGCGGGTGTCATCGACGCGGCGGCGTCGATGACGGCGCTGGCCGCGCTCGGTGCCGCCGCCGGGGTGGACCGCCGCGACGGCTGCGCCGTCACCGGCTGGAGCCCCGACGGTGCCGGGGTCCGGGTGTGCACCGACGACGGCGACCTGCTCGCCGACCGGCTGGTGATCTGCGCCGGCCCGTGGACCACCGATCTGGTGCCGGATCTCGCCGACCAACTCTCCGTCGTGCGAATCGTCAACATCCACATCGGCTCGTCGACCCCGGCGCTGCTGGCCCCGCCGGCGCTCGGCCCCTTCTCGGTGGAGGTCCCCGGCGTCGGGCTGCTCTACGGCATCCCGGCGTTCGGCCCGGACACGGTCAAGGTCGGCTTCGACCACGGGCCCGTCGACGACCTTGACCGGCCGCCCGGCCCGGTCACCGCCGCCGAACGCGACGCGCTGCTCACCGTCGCGCGCCGGTTCCTGCCGGCCGCCGACGGCCCGGTCACCGCCGAGGTGGCCTGCCGCTACACGATGGCCCCGGGCAACCGGTTCGCGGTCGGGGCGCTGCCGGCGCATCCGCAGGTCCTGCTGGCGGCGGCCTGCTCCGGACACGGGTTCAAGTTCGGCCCGGCGATCGGTACGGCCCTGGCCGACCTGGTCACCGGTGTGCCCCGGCCGGATCTGGACTTCCTCGCCCCGGCGGCGATGGGCGTGGCCGGGATCGTGCCCGGCGACCCGCACCGCCCCGGCCCGGTCACCCCCGGAACACCGTCGCCGACCGCCGCTCGTACCAGCGAGCCAACTGCTCACCGGCGCTGA